Proteins from one Aquila chrysaetos chrysaetos chromosome 5, bAquChr1.4, whole genome shotgun sequence genomic window:
- the PSMD12 gene encoding 26S proteasome non-ATPase regulatory subunit 12 produces MAEGGAERADGRIVKMEVDYSATVDQRLPECERLAQEGRLQEVIENLLSLEKQTRTASDMVSTSRILVAIVKMCYEAKDWDALNENIILLSKRRSQLKQAVAKMVQQCCTYVEDITDLPVKLRLIDTLRMVTEGKIYVEIERARLTKTLATIKEQNGEVKEAASILQELQVETYGSMEKKERVEFILEQMRLCLAVKDYIRTQIISKKINTKFFQEENTEKLKLKYYNLMIQLDQHEGSYLSICKHYRAIYDTPCIQAESEKWQQALKSVVLYVILSPYDNEQSDLVHRISSDKKLEEIPKYKDLLKLFTTMELMRWTALVEEYGKELREGSLDSPATDVFGCTEEGEKRWKDLKNRVVEHNIRIMAKYYTRITMKRMAQLLDLSVDESEEFLSNLVVNKTIFAKVDRLAGIINFQRPKDPNNILNDWSHKLNSLMALVNKTTHLIAKEEMIHNLQ; encoded by the exons GAAGGAAGATTGCAGGAAGTAATTGAAAACCTTCtctctttggaaaaacaaacacgAACG GCATCTGACATGGTCTCCACATCCCGTATCTTAGTTGCTATAGTGAAAATGTGTTACGAAGCTAAAGACTGGGATGctcttaatgaaaatattattctcCTATCAAAGAGAAGAAGTCAGTTAAAACAG GCAGTTGCTAAAATGGTCCAGCAGTGCTGCACTTACGTTGAAGACATCACAGACTTACCAGTCAAACTGCGCTTAATTGACACGTTGCGTATGgttacagaaggaaaa ATATATGTGGAAATTGAACGTGCTCGCCTGACAAAGACACTTGCAacaataaaagaacagaatggGGAAGTGAAAGAGGCTGCCTCTATTCTGCAAGAATTGCAG GTGGAAACCTATGGttcaatggaaaagaaagaacgTGTAGAATTTATCTTGGAGCAGATGAGACTCTGTCTAGCTGTAAAAGACTATATACGGACTCAAATtatcagcaaaaaaattaatacaaaattttttcaagaagaaaacacagaa AAACTAAAGTTGAAATACTACAACTTAATGATCCAGCTGGATCAACATGAAGGCTCCTACCTCTCCATCTGTAAGCACTACAGAGCCATTTATGATACTCCATGTATCCAGGCTGAAAGTGAAAAGTGGCAGCAG GCACTGAAGAGCGTTGTTCTTTATGTTATTCTTTCACCTTACGACAACGAACAATCTGATTTGGTGCACAGAATTAGTAGTGACAAAAAGCTAGAAGAAATCCCAAAGTATAA AGACCTCCTAAAACTATTTACCACCATGGAATTGATGCGATGGACTGCCCTAGTTGAAGAATACGGGAAAGAATTGAGAGAAGGATCCCTTGACAGTCCTGCAACAGATGTTTTTGGCTGTACAGAGGAAGGtgaaaagagatggaaagatttaaaaaatagagtTGTGGAACAT AATATTAGAATAATGGCTAAATATTATACCAGAATTACAATGAAGAGAATGGCACAGCTCCTGGATCTCTCCGTTGAT GAATCGGAGGAGTTCCTGTCTAACCTAGTAGTTAATAAGACCATCTTTGCTAAAGTAGACAGGCTGGCAGGAATTATCAATTTTCAGAGGCCGAAGGACCCAAACAACATACTCAATGACTGGTCTCACAAGCTCAACTCACTAATGGCCCTAGTTAACAAAACCACACATCTCATTGCCAAAGAGGAGATGATACATAACCTGCAGTAA